A window of candidate division TA06 bacterium contains these coding sequences:
- a CDS encoding methylaspartate mutase, with amino-acid sequence MKNPEDIKAILATDCGSTTTKAILIEKAGDSYRLIVRGEAPTTVEAPFEDVTRGILNAVREVEELAGRKLLEGEKIISPRKGEKEGVDLYVSTSSAGGGLQMMVAGVVMTMTAESAARAALGAGAIVMDTIASNDGRLPHQRVSRIRKLRPDMILLSGGIDGGTVSHVAELADLIGAADTRPRFGTGFELPVIYAGNIKARDVVQKALEEKSDLSIVDNLRPTLERENLAPARQKIHDLFMEHVMAHAPGYKKLMAWTDVPIMPTPGAVGLLIETIAKKEGIDAIGVDIGGATTDVFSVFGGVFNRTVSANLGMSYSVSNVLAEAGLENIMRWLPFRMEEGDLRNRIRNKMIRPTTIPQTLRELIMEQSIAREALRLAFEQHKSMAVGLKGIQQQRTISDAFAQTATGVTLVDMISLDILVGSGGVLSHAPRRQQAALMLIDGFLPEGVTRLAVDSIFMMPQLGVLSTIHERAATEVFDKDCLIRLGTCIAPVGQGRPGGPCVKVGIGNSEEDVRYGEMRLIPLGVGEKAMATIVPVRGFDVGEGKGRKVERELEGGVVGVIIDARGRPLLFSDKEDERARKLVEWEEALDVYPEGGR; translated from the coding sequence ATGAAGAATCCAGAAGACATAAAGGCGATACTGGCAACTGACTGCGGCTCCACCACTACCAAGGCTATCCTGATAGAGAAGGCCGGAGATTCTTACAGGCTGATAGTGAGGGGAGAAGCGCCAACGACTGTTGAGGCGCCATTCGAGGATGTAACGAGAGGAATCCTTAATGCCGTGAGAGAGGTGGAGGAGCTTGCCGGGAGAAAACTTCTGGAAGGTGAGAAGATAATCAGTCCTAGAAAGGGTGAAAAAGAAGGGGTGGACCTGTATGTTTCCACGTCAAGCGCTGGTGGCGGCCTACAGATGATGGTGGCAGGAGTGGTGATGACCATGACTGCCGAATCCGCGGCAAGAGCCGCGCTTGGTGCAGGAGCCATTGTCATGGATACCATAGCGTCAAATGACGGAAGACTTCCCCATCAGAGGGTGAGCAGGATAAGGAAACTGAGGCCCGACATGATACTCCTCTCCGGAGGCATCGATGGAGGTACGGTATCTCACGTAGCGGAACTGGCCGATTTGATTGGGGCTGCAGATACGAGGCCAAGGTTCGGCACAGGATTTGAGCTTCCGGTCATTTACGCGGGGAACATTAAGGCAAGGGATGTAGTGCAAAAGGCCCTGGAGGAGAAATCAGACCTTTCCATTGTTGACAACCTGAGACCCACTCTCGAAAGAGAGAATCTTGCTCCCGCGAGGCAGAAGATTCATGATCTATTCATGGAACATGTTATGGCTCATGCTCCAGGCTACAAGAAGTTGATGGCGTGGACTGATGTACCCATAATGCCTACTCCCGGTGCAGTTGGGCTTCTCATAGAAACGATTGCTAAGAAAGAAGGAATTGACGCCATAGGTGTGGATATAGGGGGTGCCACCACAGATGTCTTCAGTGTGTTTGGTGGCGTTTTCAACAGGACAGTGAGCGCAAACCTTGGAATGTCTTATTCAGTGTCCAATGTTCTTGCCGAAGCTGGCCTTGAGAACATAATGAGATGGCTTCCTTTTCGCATGGAAGAAGGAGACCTGAGAAACAGGATAAGGAACAAGATGATCCGTCCGACCACCATTCCCCAGACCTTGAGAGAACTGATCATGGAGCAGTCCATTGCCAGAGAGGCATTGAGACTTGCCTTTGAACAGCACAAGTCGATGGCAGTGGGGTTAAAAGGCATTCAGCAGCAGAGAACAATATCTGATGCTTTTGCTCAAACAGCAACAGGCGTAACTCTAGTAGATATGATAAGTCTTGACATTCTGGTGGGTTCAGGAGGAGTACTCTCTCACGCTCCGAGGAGACAGCAGGCTGCGCTCATGTTGATCGACGGCTTCCTTCCAGAGGGCGTGACCAGATTGGCCGTTGATTCAATATTTATGATGCCTCAGCTTGGAGTTCTCTCCACGATTCACGAGAGGGCCGCGACAGAGGTGTTTGACAAGGACTGTCTGATACGTCTGGGAACCTGTATTGCTCCAGTTGGCCAGGGCAGGCCAGGAGGTCCGTGCGTGAAAGTTGGGATTGGGAACAGCGAGGAGGATGTTAGGTACGGCGAGATGAGACTGATTCCGCTTGGAGTCGGCGAAAAGGCGATGGCTACCATTGTTCCTGTCAGAGGGTTTGATGTGGGCGAAGGGAAGGGAAGAAAGGTTGAAAGGGAGTTGGAGGGTGGAGTGGTCGGTGTCATAATCGATGCTAGAGGTAGACCTCTCCTCTTCTCCGATAAGGAGGATGAGAGAGCCCGAAAGCTGGTCGAGTGGGAAGAGGCTCTTGATGTGTACCCTGAAGGGGGCAGATAG
- a CDS encoding fibronectin type III domain-containing protein produces the protein MRLAILAVSCFFLLVLSPASAFSQELEASEGLLPHLLPPESVRAADTPNDRGGSITLNWDISPDDSEIDSYEVLRSATADGEYSVVGSVSKGTIRFIDTAVSDREFYFYRVRAVAGDRYAESGPTDGVRSSPQWFNRNRLNMLIALILFSGFVLWFIYNAKIGKELFIRKISGLDAVEDAIGRATEMGRSVLYIPGIMDMDNIQTIASMIILGRVAKKTAEYDVTLHVPVSKSLVMTTAQEVVKESYSAVGRPDAYNADNIHYLTDDQFGYAAGVDGIMIREKPATVFFLGAFYAESLILAETGHSVGAIQIAGTAMPAQLPFFVAACDYTLIGEELFAASAYLSKEPLLMGSLKGQDWGKVIFMFFIGAGVILETMGITFLAKYLVTR, from the coding sequence ATGCGCCTGGCAATTCTAGCCGTCTCATGCTTTTTTCTTCTTGTCCTGTCCCCGGCTTCGGCTTTCTCACAGGAGCTCGAAGCAAGTGAGGGGCTGCTTCCGCATCTGCTCCCACCGGAGAGCGTGAGAGCCGCTGATACCCCGAACGATCGTGGGGGATCCATAACCCTGAACTGGGACATTTCTCCTGATGATTCAGAGATTGACTCTTATGAGGTCTTGAGGAGCGCTACAGCCGATGGCGAATATTCGGTGGTCGGCTCAGTCTCAAAGGGAACGATCAGGTTTATTGACACAGCCGTGTCTGACAGAGAATTCTATTTCTACAGGGTCCGGGCTGTGGCGGGCGATAGATATGCTGAATCCGGTCCGACCGACGGGGTCCGCTCCTCGCCGCAGTGGTTTAATAGGAATAGACTGAACATGCTTATCGCGTTGATATTATTCAGCGGCTTCGTCCTCTGGTTCATATACAATGCGAAAATTGGGAAGGAACTGTTTATCAGAAAAATCAGTGGTTTGGATGCTGTGGAAGATGCGATAGGTAGAGCTACAGAAATGGGAAGGTCTGTCCTCTACATCCCGGGCATCATGGACATGGACAACATACAGACGATTGCCAGTATGATTATTCTGGGCAGGGTTGCAAAAAAGACCGCAGAATACGATGTTACACTGCACGTGCCAGTCTCAAAGTCTCTGGTCATGACGACCGCCCAGGAGGTGGTGAAGGAATCCTATTCGGCGGTAGGAAGGCCGGATGCCTACAACGCTGACAACATACACTACCTCACGGACGATCAGTTCGGCTACGCGGCAGGGGTGGATGGGATAATGATAAGGGAGAAACCAGCGACAGTATTCTTTCTTGGAGCCTTCTACGCCGAGTCTCTCATACTGGCAGAAACTGGACATTCTGTGGGCGCGATTCAGATTGCTGGCACGGCTATGCCCGCCCAGCTTCCTTTCTTCGTTGCCGCATGTGACTATACACTCATAGGAGAAGAACTTTTTGCGGCAAGTGCCTATCTTTCGAAAGAACCGCTTCTTATGGGAAGCCTCAAAGGGCAGGACTGGGGCAAGGTTATTTTCATGTTCTTTATTGGAGCTGGAGTCATACTGGAGACTATGGGCATAACTTTCCTCGCAAAATATCTGGTGACCAGATGA
- a CDS encoding fibronectin type III domain-containing protein, whose translation MRAFRYLLPLVVLFLAVYSCGAQELATPGPPLPPSGVTARDTPNDGGHSITIQWDLSQDDFAGGKVSGYAMYRSSDGDNYEYTGHVVAGTNEFEDAESVEDNKPYYYKVVAKSRDYGDSEFSEASSAALSRTQLFHLGRLNTLIAIVVFVSLILYYVRSAKKGKELYIRKIAGLDAIDEAVGRATEMGKPVLFVPGISTMSDVATIAAINILGPIAKKIAQYDTGIIVPNADPIVATVTREVVKGSYMEAGRPDAYKEESVFFVTTSQFAYTAAVDGIMIREKPATNLFLGMFYAESLILAETGAMTGAVQIAGTDAVSQLPFFVTACDYTIIGEELYAASAYLSREPKLLGSLKAQDWGKVILLFFMLAGTILSLFFKSDFLSNLFNV comes from the coding sequence ATGCGAGCCTTTAGATACTTACTACCTCTTGTAGTGCTTTTTTTGGCGGTTTACAGTTGCGGAGCACAAGAACTTGCTACTCCAGGTCCTCCACTTCCCCCCTCAGGAGTAACAGCTAGAGATACTCCAAATGACGGCGGTCATTCGATAACCATCCAGTGGGACCTCTCGCAAGACGATTTCGCGGGTGGCAAGGTCAGCGGGTACGCAATGTACCGCTCCTCAGACGGTGACAATTACGAATACACCGGTCATGTGGTTGCCGGCACAAATGAGTTTGAAGATGCAGAAAGTGTAGAGGACAACAAGCCGTACTACTACAAGGTTGTTGCGAAGAGCAGAGACTACGGTGATTCAGAGTTTTCAGAAGCCTCATCTGCTGCTCTTTCCAGGACTCAACTATTTCACCTTGGAAGGCTGAACACGCTGATTGCCATAGTAGTGTTCGTATCCTTAATATTATATTATGTCCGTTCCGCAAAGAAGGGAAAGGAGCTTTACATAAGGAAGATAGCTGGCCTGGATGCTATTGATGAAGCTGTCGGTCGCGCCACAGAGATGGGTAAACCCGTTCTTTTCGTGCCAGGCATATCGACAATGAGTGATGTTGCCACCATAGCTGCCATAAATATTCTTGGCCCTATCGCCAAGAAGATTGCCCAATACGACACCGGCATCATAGTGCCGAATGCAGACCCAATTGTTGCTACTGTAACCCGTGAGGTGGTGAAGGGGTCATACATGGAGGCCGGAAGGCCAGATGCATACAAAGAAGAAAGTGTCTTCTTCGTCACCACCAGCCAGTTTGCCTATACTGCGGCAGTTGATGGGATCATGATAAGAGAAAAACCTGCGACAAATCTCTTTCTTGGCATGTTCTATGCTGAGTCTTTGATACTCGCCGAAACTGGTGCAATGACCGGTGCGGTCCAGATAGCGGGGACTGACGCAGTCTCTCAGCTTCCATTTTTTGTTACTGCGTGTGACTATACTATTATAGGAGAAGAACTCTACGCAGCGAGCGCCTATCTTTCGAGAGAGCCCAAACTCCTCGGTTCACTCAAGGCTCAGGACTGGGGAAAGGTGATACTTCTCTTCTTCATGCTGGCGGGCACAATCCTTTCCCTCTTCTTCAAGAGCGACTTCCTCAGCAATCTGTTTAACGTGTAA
- a CDS encoding insulinase family protein, which yields MKRLWVLLLTAVLLSSSCAHRVPQTQFPGAGVRTQTFVSKKTVLANGLTVVAVERRKVPVFQADLVVRTGAANDPEGKEGLANLTASLLDKGTKNRTASQIADEIDFTGGDLDVSCGYVTVPLSVHVLVEHAHLAMELLSEIVMLPTFRDDELERSRSMILSGIMRSREEPFSVVSDAFRDMVYEGSPLHKPIEGHAGTVSDINRADVVKFHRVFFLPNNAVLIVVADLSVEEIIKIAQEYFGSWQKKPLDVPVMPVPEPTEGKSVRLVDMDVNQSYVAFGHLGLKRKDPDYNAVRVMNYILGGGGFVSRIVKSIRVRQGLAYSAYSYFVPGPAYNGYFRAGLQTKIGSTSQALNSLLEEIERIRNEPVTEKELEDAKSFYEGSLPRRQETYGQVANLFVDQEIYGLKSDYWVDDLKKIKSLTLEEIQRVARKYLDPDNFIIAIATKVDSLALEVKGITKDMIKVTNP from the coding sequence GTGAAGAGATTGTGGGTCCTGCTTTTAACCGCTGTTCTTCTGTCTTCCTCTTGCGCTCACAGAGTTCCTCAGACCCAGTTCCCTGGAGCTGGTGTTCGGACACAGACATTTGTCAGCAAGAAGACAGTTCTGGCAAATGGGCTCACTGTCGTTGCAGTGGAAAGGCGCAAGGTCCCTGTGTTTCAGGCTGATCTTGTAGTCAGGACCGGAGCAGCAAACGATCCGGAAGGAAAAGAAGGTCTGGCCAATCTTACGGCGAGCCTGCTTGACAAAGGAACAAAGAACAGAACGGCATCTCAGATCGCGGATGAGATAGACTTTACCGGAGGGGACTTGGATGTGTCGTGCGGTTACGTGACGGTACCGCTGTCTGTGCACGTGCTGGTGGAGCACGCGCACCTTGCCATGGAACTCCTCTCAGAAATTGTGATGCTTCCGACCTTCAGAGACGATGAACTGGAAAGGTCAAGGAGCATGATTCTTTCTGGAATTATGAGAAGCAGAGAAGAACCTTTTTCTGTGGTTTCAGACGCCTTCAGGGATATGGTGTATGAAGGAAGCCCTTTGCATAAGCCAATTGAAGGGCATGCCGGCACGGTATCGGACATAAACAGAGCCGATGTGGTCAAGTTTCACAGAGTTTTTTTCCTACCGAACAACGCTGTGCTAATCGTAGTGGCAGATCTGAGCGTAGAAGAAATAATCAAGATTGCTCAGGAATATTTTGGCTCATGGCAGAAGAAACCTCTTGATGTCCCTGTGATGCCTGTTCCTGAGCCCACGGAAGGCAAGTCCGTAAGACTGGTTGACATGGACGTAAACCAGTCCTACGTTGCCTTTGGTCACCTGGGGCTGAAAAGGAAAGACCCGGATTACAACGCAGTAAGGGTGATGAACTACATTCTAGGCGGCGGCGGATTCGTATCCAGGATTGTCAAGTCCATAAGAGTCAGACAGGGCCTGGCCTATTCTGCCTACTCCTATTTCGTGCCTGGTCCCGCTTACAACGGATACTTCAGAGCAGGTCTTCAAACGAAAATAGGTTCTACCTCCCAGGCCTTGAACTCGCTTCTGGAAGAGATCGAAAGAATAAGAAATGAACCAGTCACTGAGAAGGAGCTGGAAGACGCCAAATCCTTCTATGAGGGGAGTCTACCCCGGCGGCAGGAGACTTATGGACAGGTAGCGAATCTTTTTGTTGACCAGGAGATCTATGGACTGAAGAGTGACTACTGGGTCGATGATCTCAAGAAGATAAAATCTCTTACCCTGGAAGAAATCCAGAGGGTGGCGAGGAAGTATCTCGACCCCGACAATTTCATAATTGCTATCGCAACGAAAGTGGACAGCCTCGCCCTTGAGGTTAAGGGCATTACAAAGGATATGATAAAGGTGACGAATCCCTGA
- a CDS encoding TonB-dependent receptor, with protein sequence MKRFIFIGFLAFLLIPSVVHGGETGKIAGRVLDASTGQALPFVNVWVPDIKTGAVSDASGYYHILNVPPGTYKVVARMMGYAEFEATEVRVIVDQTATVNVELSQEAYQLKEIKVIGERIIPRDVTQSKEVISGEDLAVMPVQTPQEALLTETSAVTDPDRGEMHIRGGRGGEVLYLVDGMSIKDPLVGGGFGMRVGSNAVEEMAIIVGGWSAEFGNAQSGVINLVTREGSQRTTGRVLYKTDNLGYQAFNDMQQPTSLDYTEMSMGGPEPITRYLLPALGVRVPGQVSYFVSGTGEWTDTYYPYNVRRPVFEMGGIELSDRQQNYYTANSKLTWNLSEQKNQKKLTFGFRGSWVKRDGFGWKWRYVPENCYKVREESYQASLAWNHTLTGNTFYTANLSKFSTGREVLPGGHLPNEIVHYTGTRHGTSDDPLDINMGYSGGLDGRDEPFVDQDIYNGLYDFGEPFVDLDGDGFWQWGEPFTDLPAKNGHYDLGEPFRDWDGNGQWDGDEPFDDYGTDGLPNTNDADGSEGNGQYDGGDEPFYDYNKNGVRDEKTGDGFIDWGYDQWTQWHKRRTDIYTLKADVTTQRGQNHLLKGGFELNYHEINHKEIQYGWWQDVDREPVPGEWPNIGVFRDFYFRTPLTGAVYLQDKVETEGMVINGGLRLDFWGPGAQVGELREPRKIRIFGWEVGETAIEGKISPRLGIAYPITEKDLLYFSYGHFSQIPEFQYLYSDTTQFGSAIRLYGNPNISAEQTVAYELGVKHAFTDKLAIDLTGFFKDVRGLVDTEQGGVPPLTYQIFVNKDYGNTRGIEISVDKRYSNYVAGSASYTLAWAMGKSSSDRQGYDYDYQGKPLPLREYPLNWDQRHAVTV encoded by the coding sequence ATGAAGAGATTCATTTTCATTGGGTTTCTGGCGTTCCTGTTGATTCCTTCCGTTGTACATGGCGGCGAGACGGGGAAGATTGCGGGGAGAGTGCTCGACGCCTCGACGGGCCAGGCTCTGCCATTTGTGAATGTCTGGGTTCCCGATATCAAGACGGGAGCTGTTTCTGACGCTTCTGGGTACTACCACATTCTTAACGTGCCGCCCGGTACTTACAAAGTGGTGGCAAGGATGATGGGCTATGCCGAATTCGAGGCGACCGAGGTGCGGGTCATAGTCGACCAGACGGCCACTGTGAACGTAGAACTCTCGCAAGAGGCCTATCAGTTAAAGGAAATCAAGGTCATAGGAGAAAGGATTATTCCCAGAGATGTAACCCAGAGCAAAGAAGTGATCTCGGGTGAAGATCTTGCCGTCATGCCGGTTCAGACTCCGCAGGAAGCCCTTTTGACAGAGACGAGTGCTGTCACCGATCCGGATAGGGGAGAGATGCACATAAGGGGCGGCCGCGGAGGAGAGGTTCTCTACCTGGTTGATGGGATGTCCATCAAGGATCCTCTGGTCGGGGGCGGTTTCGGGATGAGGGTGGGGAGCAACGCAGTGGAGGAGATGGCAATCATAGTTGGCGGGTGGAGCGCAGAGTTCGGAAATGCCCAATCCGGTGTCATTAATCTCGTGACAAGAGAAGGCAGCCAAAGGACGACGGGAAGGGTGCTTTACAAGACAGACAACCTCGGCTATCAGGCTTTCAACGACATGCAGCAACCCACCAGCCTGGACTACACGGAAATGAGCATGGGTGGGCCCGAACCTATTACGCGATATCTCCTGCCCGCGCTTGGTGTTCGCGTCCCCGGGCAGGTCTCGTACTTTGTTTCGGGAACAGGTGAATGGACAGATACTTACTATCCGTACAATGTTCGGAGGCCTGTTTTTGAGATGGGTGGGATAGAGCTTAGCGACAGACAGCAGAACTATTATACTGCAAACAGCAAACTCACATGGAACCTTTCAGAGCAGAAGAACCAGAAGAAACTGACTTTCGGTTTCAGGGGTTCCTGGGTGAAGAGAGACGGGTTTGGGTGGAAGTGGAGATACGTACCTGAAAACTGCTACAAGGTGAGGGAAGAAAGCTATCAGGCAAGCCTGGCCTGGAATCATACCCTGACGGGCAACACGTTTTATACTGCCAATTTGAGCAAGTTTTCGACCGGCCGCGAGGTTTTGCCCGGTGGACACCTGCCGAATGAAATAGTCCACTACACAGGAACCCGACATGGCACCAGTGACGACCCGCTGGACATAAACATGGGCTATTCAGGTGGACTGGATGGACGGGATGAGCCGTTCGTAGATCAGGACATATACAACGGACTTTACGATTTCGGAGAGCCTTTTGTTGATTTGGACGGCGACGGCTTCTGGCAGTGGGGAGAGCCATTCACTGATCTCCCAGCAAAGAACGGCCACTATGATTTGGGAGAGCCATTTAGAGACTGGGATGGAAATGGGCAATGGGACGGAGATGAGCCCTTCGATGACTATGGCACAGACGGTCTTCCAAACACGAATGACGCCGACGGGAGTGAAGGTAACGGCCAATATGACGGGGGGGATGAGCCATTCTATGACTATAACAAGAATGGCGTCAGAGATGAGAAGACCGGCGACGGCTTCATTGACTGGGGATATGATCAGTGGACACAATGGCACAAGAGAAGGACTGACATCTACACGTTGAAAGCAGACGTTACAACCCAGAGAGGACAGAATCATCTCCTGAAGGGCGGATTTGAGCTGAACTACCACGAGATAAACCACAAGGAGATACAGTACGGATGGTGGCAGGATGTGGATAGGGAGCCGGTGCCAGGGGAGTGGCCGAATATCGGGGTGTTCAGGGACTTTTATTTCAGGACGCCGCTTACCGGCGCGGTCTATCTTCAGGACAAGGTTGAGACTGAGGGTATGGTGATAAATGGCGGTTTGAGACTCGACTTCTGGGGCCCAGGTGCTCAGGTTGGCGAGCTCAGGGAACCAAGGAAGATAAGGATATTCGGCTGGGAGGTTGGGGAGACAGCCATTGAGGGAAAGATCAGTCCCAGGCTCGGTATTGCATATCCCATTACAGAAAAGGACCTTCTGTACTTCTCATACGGACACTTCTCGCAGATACCTGAGTTTCAGTATCTTTATTCGGACACGACACAGTTCGGTTCTGCCATAAGACTTTACGGGAACCCCAACATATCTGCCGAGCAGACTGTTGCCTACGAGTTGGGTGTGAAGCATGCGTTTACGGACAAGCTGGCCATTGACCTAACAGGTTTCTTCAAGGATGTCAGAGGGCTGGTGGACACAGAACAGGGAGGGGTGCCGCCTCTCACATACCAGATCTTCGTGAACAAGGATTACGGTAACACCAGGGGCATTGAGATTTCTGTGGACAAAAGATACAGCAACTACGTCGCTGGCAGTGCAAGCTATACGCTCGCCTGGGCAATGGGAAAAAGCTCCTCTGACAGGCAGGGATATGACTATGACTATCAGGGGAAACCGCTGCCCTTGAGAGAGTATCCGCTCAACTGGGACCAGCGCCACGCCGTGACAGT